The DNA sequence AAGCGCAAGCATAAAGTTATTGAAAAACTGCGCGGCATTATGGGCGCAGACAAATAATTCTCAAAAACCGGGGGGTGTTGGTTGCCAACGCCCCTTTCGCTGTCCTGTGGATGGTGAGGGGAGAACAATCTCCCCCGGAAACGGAGGTAGATCAATGGAAACAAAGGCGAAAAACACGGACACGGATTTGCGCGACGGTAACCTCGACGAGGAGTTAGCAGGTATCCTGACCGCGATAAGCGTCGTGTCCAAACGCCTCGCCAAGAAGCTGCTCGCGCTGCAGAGGCGGGACGAACCTGCAGGGGAAGGAGGTGTACCTGATGGGCAGGATGAGTGAACTTGATATGGTATTGCGGGAATTCCACGCCGCCGCGAAAGCTCTCATCAGCGCTTGCGACAACTTGAGGGAATTTTACAGTCGCGCCGCCGAATCGCCGGTGCCGGACGGAGCCGAACTGCCCGCCCCGAATCCAAAGCCCATAACGTTGGAGCAAGTGCGAGCCGTCCTTGCGGAAAAATCCCGCGA is a window from the Selenomonadales bacterium genome containing:
- a CDS encoding DNA ligase, whose protein sequence is MVLREFHAAAKALISACDNLREFYSRAAESPVPDGAELPAPNPKPITLEQVRAVLAEKSRDGHTAEVRALLEKHGAAKLSEINPAKYAALLAEAEVIGNG